One Rhododendron vialii isolate Sample 1 chromosome 2a, ASM3025357v1 genomic region harbors:
- the LOC131316934 gene encoding cellulose synthase-like protein E1 isoform X2 yields the protein MGQEVYLPLFETKAAKGRVAYKLYSLSVFVGIFSIWVFRAGHLPPAETERGRRWGWIGLSMAELWFSFYWFLTQFARWNPVYRSTFKHRLSQRYEKELPGVDVFVCTADPTIEPPIMVVNTVLSVMAYDYPPERLAVYLSDDAGSELTFYALLEASRFAKHWLPFCKKFKVEPRSPAAYFTTVDRDDQELLGDGGEYRSSVKKIYEEMRDRIDIATRLARIPSDIRNEHKGFCEWDLVSSARNHPAILQILIDGRETKVVGIENHDKLPTLVYLSREKRPHRHHNFKAGAMNALIRVSSKMSNGPIILNVDCDVYSNNSESVRDAMCFFMDENKGHEVAYVQYPQSYNNLTRNDLHGICFRVLNEVDLAAMDANGGPCYIGSGCFHRRESLCGMKYDRKECGGLDQWRKETDKNEKQSAIVLEDMSKVLANCTYEDNTQWGREMGVKYGFPAEDIITGLSIHCRGWKSIYFNPERKSFTGVAPTTLLQALVQQKRWSEGQFQIFLSKYCPLVYGRGRIPLNLRMCYAIYALWAPNCLPTLYYVIVPSLFLLGDVSLFPQITSLWILPFAYVLIAKYGCSLAEFITCGGTPLGWWNEQRIWVFRRTTSFCFAFLETIARQLGFTKLEFVVTAKVSDSEVYQRYLQETMEFGSPSPMFTVLSTIAMINLLSFVWGLKRMIMDAKYGVLEQLGLQIVLCGVIVLINLPVYKGLFFRRDKGKMPSSVMYKSVMLAFLACSIALYLV from the exons atgggacaAGAGGTTTATCTTCCTCTATTTGAAACGAAGGCAGCCAAAGGACGCGTCGCATACAAACTGTATTCGTTATCAGTGTTCGTGGGTATCTTCTCGATATGGGTTTTCAGAGCGGGTCATCTACCACCAGCAGAAACCGAGCGTGGGAGAAGATGGGGTTGGATCGGATTGTCCATGGCCGAGCTCTGGTTCAGTTTCTACTGGTTCCTCACTCAGTTCGCTCGATGGAATCCCGTCTATCGCTCCACCTTCAAACACCGCCTTTCTCAGAg ATACGAGAAGGAATTGCCAGGGGTGGATGTGTTCGTGTGCACAGCAGACCCAACGATAGAGCCACCAATCATGGTGGTCAACACCGTCTTATCCGTCATGGCTTACGATTACCCGCCGGAGAGGCTGGCCGTTTATCTCTCCGACGACGCGGGATCGGAATTAACATTCTACGCATTGTTAGAGGCGTCCCGATTCGCCAAGCACTGGCTGCCGTTCTGCAAGAAGTTCAAAGTCGAACCGAGGTCTCCCGCTGCGTACTTTACCACCGTTGATCGTGATGACCAAGAACTGTTGGGTGATGGTGGTGAATATCGGTCGTCTGTCAAG AAAATATACGAAGAGATGAGGGATCGGATCGACATAGCCACTAGGCTAGCCCGAATTCCATCAGATATACGGAACGAACACAAGGGATTTTGCGAGTGGGACTTGGTTTCAAGCGCGCGCAACCACCCGGCTATCCTTCAA ATATTAATCGATGGAAGAGAGACTAAGGTCGTGGGTATTGAAAATCATGATAAATTGCCAACTTTGGTATACCTATCACGAGAGAAGAGACCTCATCGTCACCACAATTTCAAGGCTGGGGCCATGAACGCCCTG ATTCGGGTGTCATCGAAGATGAGCAATGGTCCGATAATCCTTAACGTGGACTGCGACGTTTACTCTAACAATTCGGAATCGGTGAGAGATGCAATGTGCTTCTTCATGGATGAAAACAAGGGCCATGAGGTTGCTTATGTACAGTATCCCCAGAGCTACAATAACCTCACCAGGAATGATCTCCATGGCATCTGTTTCAGGGTCCTTAACGAG GTGGACCTGGCAGCCATGGATGCCAATGGGGGGCCTTGCTATATTGGTAGTGGGTGCTTCCACAGAAGAGAAAGTCTGTGTGGGATGAAATATGACAGAAAAGAATGTGGAGGACTAGATCAATGGAGGAAAGAAACGGataaaaatgagaaacaaaGTGCAATTGTATTGGAGGACATGTCCAAGGTTTTAGCAAATTGTACCTATGAAGACAACACTCAATGGGGAAGGGAG ATGGGCGTGAAATATGGTTTTCCAGCAGAAGACATAATCACAGGGTTGTCAATACACTGCAGAGGTTGGAAATCCATCTACTTCAACCCAGAAAGGAAGTCCTTCACGGGAGTTGCTCCCACCACGCTGTTACAAGCTCTAGTGCAGCAAAAGAGGTGGTCCGAAGGCCAGTTCCAGATATTCCTCTCGAAATATTGCCCCTTGGTTTATGGCCGCGGAAGAATCCCCTTGAACCTTCGAATGTGTTACGCTATCTACGCGCTCTGGGCTCCGAATTGCTTGCCCACTTTGTACTACGTTATCGTCCCGTCCCTTTTTTTGCTCGGAGACGTCTCCTTGTTTCCACAG ATAACAAGCTTGTGGATTCTCCCCTTCGCATACGTCCTAATCGCCAAGTACGGTTGCAGTCTAGCTGAATTCATTACCTGTGGTGGCACGCCCCTTGGTTGGTGGAATGAACAGCGAATATGGGTATTCAGAAGAACAACTTCCTTCTGCTTCGCCTTCCTCGAAACCATCGCAAGGCAATTAGGCTTCACCAAACTAGAATTTGTAGTCACTGCAAAGGTGTCCGATAGCGAAGTGTATCAACGATACTTGCAAGAGACCATGGAGTTCGGTTCGCCTTCGCCCATGTTTACCGTTTTATCCACGATTGCGATGATCAACTTGTTGAGCTTTGTCTGGGGTTTGAAGAGGATGATCATGGATGCGAAATATGGGGTTTTGGAGCAACTGGGATTACAAATTGTGTTGTGTGGGGTTATTGTTTTGATCAACTTGCCTGTATACAAAGGGCTTTTCTTCAGGAGGGACAAGGGGAAGATGCCCTCCTCTGTCATGTACAAGTCAGTTATGTTGGCTTTTTTGGCCTGTTCAATTGCCTTGTACTTAGTTTAG
- the LOC131316934 gene encoding cellulose synthase-like protein E1 isoform X1 gives MGQEVYLPLFETKAAKGRVAYKLYSLSVFVGIFSIWVFRAGHLPPAETERGRRWGWIGLSMAELWFSFYWFLTQFARWNPVYRSTFKHRLSQSYRYEKELPGVDVFVCTADPTIEPPIMVVNTVLSVMAYDYPPERLAVYLSDDAGSELTFYALLEASRFAKHWLPFCKKFKVEPRSPAAYFTTVDRDDQELLGDGGEYRSSVKKIYEEMRDRIDIATRLARIPSDIRNEHKGFCEWDLVSSARNHPAILQILIDGRETKVVGIENHDKLPTLVYLSREKRPHRHHNFKAGAMNALIRVSSKMSNGPIILNVDCDVYSNNSESVRDAMCFFMDENKGHEVAYVQYPQSYNNLTRNDLHGICFRVLNEVDLAAMDANGGPCYIGSGCFHRRESLCGMKYDRKECGGLDQWRKETDKNEKQSAIVLEDMSKVLANCTYEDNTQWGREMGVKYGFPAEDIITGLSIHCRGWKSIYFNPERKSFTGVAPTTLLQALVQQKRWSEGQFQIFLSKYCPLVYGRGRIPLNLRMCYAIYALWAPNCLPTLYYVIVPSLFLLGDVSLFPQITSLWILPFAYVLIAKYGCSLAEFITCGGTPLGWWNEQRIWVFRRTTSFCFAFLETIARQLGFTKLEFVVTAKVSDSEVYQRYLQETMEFGSPSPMFTVLSTIAMINLLSFVWGLKRMIMDAKYGVLEQLGLQIVLCGVIVLINLPVYKGLFFRRDKGKMPSSVMYKSVMLAFLACSIALYLV, from the exons atgggacaAGAGGTTTATCTTCCTCTATTTGAAACGAAGGCAGCCAAAGGACGCGTCGCATACAAACTGTATTCGTTATCAGTGTTCGTGGGTATCTTCTCGATATGGGTTTTCAGAGCGGGTCATCTACCACCAGCAGAAACCGAGCGTGGGAGAAGATGGGGTTGGATCGGATTGTCCATGGCCGAGCTCTGGTTCAGTTTCTACTGGTTCCTCACTCAGTTCGCTCGATGGAATCCCGTCTATCGCTCCACCTTCAAACACCGCCTTTCTCAGAg CTACAGATACGAGAAGGAATTGCCAGGGGTGGATGTGTTCGTGTGCACAGCAGACCCAACGATAGAGCCACCAATCATGGTGGTCAACACCGTCTTATCCGTCATGGCTTACGATTACCCGCCGGAGAGGCTGGCCGTTTATCTCTCCGACGACGCGGGATCGGAATTAACATTCTACGCATTGTTAGAGGCGTCCCGATTCGCCAAGCACTGGCTGCCGTTCTGCAAGAAGTTCAAAGTCGAACCGAGGTCTCCCGCTGCGTACTTTACCACCGTTGATCGTGATGACCAAGAACTGTTGGGTGATGGTGGTGAATATCGGTCGTCTGTCAAG AAAATATACGAAGAGATGAGGGATCGGATCGACATAGCCACTAGGCTAGCCCGAATTCCATCAGATATACGGAACGAACACAAGGGATTTTGCGAGTGGGACTTGGTTTCAAGCGCGCGCAACCACCCGGCTATCCTTCAA ATATTAATCGATGGAAGAGAGACTAAGGTCGTGGGTATTGAAAATCATGATAAATTGCCAACTTTGGTATACCTATCACGAGAGAAGAGACCTCATCGTCACCACAATTTCAAGGCTGGGGCCATGAACGCCCTG ATTCGGGTGTCATCGAAGATGAGCAATGGTCCGATAATCCTTAACGTGGACTGCGACGTTTACTCTAACAATTCGGAATCGGTGAGAGATGCAATGTGCTTCTTCATGGATGAAAACAAGGGCCATGAGGTTGCTTATGTACAGTATCCCCAGAGCTACAATAACCTCACCAGGAATGATCTCCATGGCATCTGTTTCAGGGTCCTTAACGAG GTGGACCTGGCAGCCATGGATGCCAATGGGGGGCCTTGCTATATTGGTAGTGGGTGCTTCCACAGAAGAGAAAGTCTGTGTGGGATGAAATATGACAGAAAAGAATGTGGAGGACTAGATCAATGGAGGAAAGAAACGGataaaaatgagaaacaaaGTGCAATTGTATTGGAGGACATGTCCAAGGTTTTAGCAAATTGTACCTATGAAGACAACACTCAATGGGGAAGGGAG ATGGGCGTGAAATATGGTTTTCCAGCAGAAGACATAATCACAGGGTTGTCAATACACTGCAGAGGTTGGAAATCCATCTACTTCAACCCAGAAAGGAAGTCCTTCACGGGAGTTGCTCCCACCACGCTGTTACAAGCTCTAGTGCAGCAAAAGAGGTGGTCCGAAGGCCAGTTCCAGATATTCCTCTCGAAATATTGCCCCTTGGTTTATGGCCGCGGAAGAATCCCCTTGAACCTTCGAATGTGTTACGCTATCTACGCGCTCTGGGCTCCGAATTGCTTGCCCACTTTGTACTACGTTATCGTCCCGTCCCTTTTTTTGCTCGGAGACGTCTCCTTGTTTCCACAG ATAACAAGCTTGTGGATTCTCCCCTTCGCATACGTCCTAATCGCCAAGTACGGTTGCAGTCTAGCTGAATTCATTACCTGTGGTGGCACGCCCCTTGGTTGGTGGAATGAACAGCGAATATGGGTATTCAGAAGAACAACTTCCTTCTGCTTCGCCTTCCTCGAAACCATCGCAAGGCAATTAGGCTTCACCAAACTAGAATTTGTAGTCACTGCAAAGGTGTCCGATAGCGAAGTGTATCAACGATACTTGCAAGAGACCATGGAGTTCGGTTCGCCTTCGCCCATGTTTACCGTTTTATCCACGATTGCGATGATCAACTTGTTGAGCTTTGTCTGGGGTTTGAAGAGGATGATCATGGATGCGAAATATGGGGTTTTGGAGCAACTGGGATTACAAATTGTGTTGTGTGGGGTTATTGTTTTGATCAACTTGCCTGTATACAAAGGGCTTTTCTTCAGGAGGGACAAGGGGAAGATGCCCTCCTCTGTCATGTACAAGTCAGTTATGTTGGCTTTTTTGGCCTGTTCAATTGCCTTGTACTTAGTTTAG
- the LOC131316934 gene encoding cellulose synthase-like protein E1 isoform X3 — protein sequence MGQEVYLPLFETKAAKGRVAYKLYSLSVFVGIFSIWVFRAGHLPPAETERGRRWGWIGLSMAELWFSFYWFLTQFARWNPVYRSTFKHRLSQSYRYEKELPGVDVFVCTADPTIEPPIMVVNTVLSVMAYDYPPERLAVYLSDDAGSELTFYALLEASRFAKHWLPFCKKFKVEPRSPAAYFTTVDRDDQELLGDGGEYRSSVKKIYEEMRDRIDIATRLARIPSDIRNEHKGFCEWDLVSSARNHPAILQILIDGRETKVVGIENHDKLPTLVYLSREKRPHRHHNFKAGAMNALIRVSSKMSNGPIILNVDCDVYSNNSESVRDAMCFFMDENKGHEVAYVQYPQSYNNLTRNDLHGICFRVLNEVDLAAMDANGGPCYIGSGCFHRRESLCGMKYDRKECGGLDQWRKETDKNEKQSAIVLEDMSKVLANCTYEDNTQWGREITSLWILPFAYVLIAKYGCSLAEFITCGGTPLGWWNEQRIWVFRRTTSFCFAFLETIARQLGFTKLEFVVTAKVSDSEVYQRYLQETMEFGSPSPMFTVLSTIAMINLLSFVWGLKRMIMDAKYGVLEQLGLQIVLCGVIVLINLPVYKGLFFRRDKGKMPSSVMYKSVMLAFLACSIALYLV from the exons atgggacaAGAGGTTTATCTTCCTCTATTTGAAACGAAGGCAGCCAAAGGACGCGTCGCATACAAACTGTATTCGTTATCAGTGTTCGTGGGTATCTTCTCGATATGGGTTTTCAGAGCGGGTCATCTACCACCAGCAGAAACCGAGCGTGGGAGAAGATGGGGTTGGATCGGATTGTCCATGGCCGAGCTCTGGTTCAGTTTCTACTGGTTCCTCACTCAGTTCGCTCGATGGAATCCCGTCTATCGCTCCACCTTCAAACACCGCCTTTCTCAGAg CTACAGATACGAGAAGGAATTGCCAGGGGTGGATGTGTTCGTGTGCACAGCAGACCCAACGATAGAGCCACCAATCATGGTGGTCAACACCGTCTTATCCGTCATGGCTTACGATTACCCGCCGGAGAGGCTGGCCGTTTATCTCTCCGACGACGCGGGATCGGAATTAACATTCTACGCATTGTTAGAGGCGTCCCGATTCGCCAAGCACTGGCTGCCGTTCTGCAAGAAGTTCAAAGTCGAACCGAGGTCTCCCGCTGCGTACTTTACCACCGTTGATCGTGATGACCAAGAACTGTTGGGTGATGGTGGTGAATATCGGTCGTCTGTCAAG AAAATATACGAAGAGATGAGGGATCGGATCGACATAGCCACTAGGCTAGCCCGAATTCCATCAGATATACGGAACGAACACAAGGGATTTTGCGAGTGGGACTTGGTTTCAAGCGCGCGCAACCACCCGGCTATCCTTCAA ATATTAATCGATGGAAGAGAGACTAAGGTCGTGGGTATTGAAAATCATGATAAATTGCCAACTTTGGTATACCTATCACGAGAGAAGAGACCTCATCGTCACCACAATTTCAAGGCTGGGGCCATGAACGCCCTG ATTCGGGTGTCATCGAAGATGAGCAATGGTCCGATAATCCTTAACGTGGACTGCGACGTTTACTCTAACAATTCGGAATCGGTGAGAGATGCAATGTGCTTCTTCATGGATGAAAACAAGGGCCATGAGGTTGCTTATGTACAGTATCCCCAGAGCTACAATAACCTCACCAGGAATGATCTCCATGGCATCTGTTTCAGGGTCCTTAACGAG GTGGACCTGGCAGCCATGGATGCCAATGGGGGGCCTTGCTATATTGGTAGTGGGTGCTTCCACAGAAGAGAAAGTCTGTGTGGGATGAAATATGACAGAAAAGAATGTGGAGGACTAGATCAATGGAGGAAAGAAACGGataaaaatgagaaacaaaGTGCAATTGTATTGGAGGACATGTCCAAGGTTTTAGCAAATTGTACCTATGAAGACAACACTCAATGGGGAAGGGAG ATAACAAGCTTGTGGATTCTCCCCTTCGCATACGTCCTAATCGCCAAGTACGGTTGCAGTCTAGCTGAATTCATTACCTGTGGTGGCACGCCCCTTGGTTGGTGGAATGAACAGCGAATATGGGTATTCAGAAGAACAACTTCCTTCTGCTTCGCCTTCCTCGAAACCATCGCAAGGCAATTAGGCTTCACCAAACTAGAATTTGTAGTCACTGCAAAGGTGTCCGATAGCGAAGTGTATCAACGATACTTGCAAGAGACCATGGAGTTCGGTTCGCCTTCGCCCATGTTTACCGTTTTATCCACGATTGCGATGATCAACTTGTTGAGCTTTGTCTGGGGTTTGAAGAGGATGATCATGGATGCGAAATATGGGGTTTTGGAGCAACTGGGATTACAAATTGTGTTGTGTGGGGTTATTGTTTTGATCAACTTGCCTGTATACAAAGGGCTTTTCTTCAGGAGGGACAAGGGGAAGATGCCCTCCTCTGTCATGTACAAGTCAGTTATGTTGGCTTTTTTGGCCTGTTCAATTGCCTTGTACTTAGTTTAG